One part of the Phoenix dactylifera cultivar Barhee BC4 chromosome 4, palm_55x_up_171113_PBpolish2nd_filt_p, whole genome shotgun sequence genome encodes these proteins:
- the LOC120110521 gene encoding peroxisome biogenesis protein 3-1-like has product MISLRGFWSRHRRKVLVALGVFGSGYVIYKLHDAHRRRISDLERQLEGERQVEELVKAQLQTHFENIQRISDTTTLPSAMHYLRSRILEELDLSHLTDKLMQGKGQSNPLTFEEKLELWERLKILSFTRIASSLWSMTMLCLYARVQVNILGRHLYLEIARGSESSQLLDESDSFSRHGQQDFLATADYLSAHGINMLIMNMQNAATGVLKEKQLRDLFSMVQLRETIIQILESFMSIGGPNYWMLYLVPENATAYRQLMVMSAKGFDDSSILLDVGKLEQLMSETRMVLSSPDFGNIVEISLKKVVDLLVDDISMQLEGISRPSGVPLAKLLPRITQLSLPLLEEPSDNKFIQSIGGLPEVEMFYTLLYANMPIPSHDSSKEM; this is encoded by the exons ATGATTTCTTTGAG GGGTTTTTGGAGTAGGCATAGGAGGAAAGTGCTTGTTGCTCTCGGAGTATTTGGAAGTGGTTATGTTATTTATAAGCTCCATGATGCTCACAGAAGAAGAATCTCTGATTTGGAGAGGCAGCTGGAAGGCGAGCGACAAGTTGAGGAACTCGTTAAAGCCCA ATTGCAGACGCATTTTGAAAACATACAAAGAATATCAGATACGACAACATTGCCATCTGCTATGCACTATTTGCGGTCTCGGATATTGGAGGAGTTGGATCTTTCTCATTTGACCGATAAGCTAATGCAAGGGAAGGGACAATCCAATCCTCTTACATTCGAGGAGAAGCTCGAGCTGTGGGAAAGGCTTAAAATTCTAA GTTTCACGAGAATAGCTTCCTCATTGTGGTCAATGACAATGCTTTGCCTGTATGCTAGGGTTCAGGTCAATATCTTAGGGAGGCATCTCTACCTAGAAATTGCGCGTGGTTCGGAAAGCTCTCAGTTACTG GATGAATCTGACTCATTTAGCAGGCATGGGCAGCAAGACTTTCTAGCAACTGCTGATTATCTTTCTGCCCATGGCATCAACATGTTGATTATGAACATGCAGAATGCTGCTACTGGAGTTCTAAAAGA AAAGCAGCTCAGGGATCTTTTCAGCATGGTCCAACTGCGTGAAACAATCATACAGATACTGGAGTCGTTCATGAGCATTGGTGGACCTAATTACTGGATGTTATACTTGGTTCCTGAGAATGCCACTGCATACAGGCAACTGATGGTTATGTCTGCCAAAGGttttgatgattcctccattcttttggatgTTGGCAAGCTTGAGCAGCTAATGTCAGAGACACGTATGGTGCTATCAAG CCCTGATTTTGGAAATATTGTGGAGATATCATTGAAGAAGGTAGTTGATTTGCTAGTGGATGATATTAGCATGCAGCTTGAAGGGATTAGTCGACCCTCCGGAGTTCCCTTGGCTAAGCTATTGCCTCGAATAACGCAACTTAGCCTGCCACTGCTCGAGGAACCCAGCGACAACAAGTTCATTCAGTCCATTGGAGGACTGCCGGAGGTTGAAATGTTTTACACCCTTCTATATGCAAACATGCCCATACCATCACACGATTCTTCGAAAGAGATGTAA
- the LOC120110522 gene encoding guanine nucleotide-binding protein subunit beta-like protein A, translating into MADTLILRGTMRGHSDVVTGIATPIDNSDMIVSSSRDKSILVWHLTKDAPLSTDGAAASSYGVPRRRLTGHSHFVEDVVLSSDGQFALSGSWDGELRLWDLNTGATTRRFVGHTKDVLSVAFSVDNRQIVSASRDRTIKLWNTLGECKYTIQDADGHTNWVSCVRFSPNAFQPIIVSGSWDRTVKVWNLTNCKLRCTLAGHGGYVSAVAVSPDGSLCASGGKDGITLLWDLAEGKRLYSLDAGAIIHALCFSPNRYWLCAATQDSVKIWDLENKSIVQDLKPETPTSKNQMLYCTSLSWSADGSTLFTGYTDGTIRVWEVSRY; encoded by the exons ATGGCGGACACCCTTATCCTCCGCGGCACGATGCGCGGCCACAGCGACGTGGTGACGGGGATCGCCACCCCGATCGACAATTCCGACATGATCGTCTCCTCGTCCCGGGACAAGTCCATCCTCGTGTGGCACCTCACCAAGGACGCCCCCCTCTCTACTGATGgtgccgccgcctcctcctacggcgtcccccgccgccgcctcaCCGGTCACTCTCACTTCGTGGAGGACGTGGTCCTTTCCTCCGACGGCCAGTTCGCCCTCTCCGGCTCCTGGGACGGTGAGCTCCGCCTCTGGGACCTCAACACAGGCGCCACCACCCGCCGCTTCGTCGGCCACACCAAGGACGTCCTCTCCGTCGCCTTTTCCGTCGACAACCGCCAGATCGTCTCCGCCTCCCGCGACCGCACCATCAAGCTCTGGAACACCCTCGGCGAGTGCAAGTACACCATCCAGGACGCCGACGGCCACACCAACTGGGTCAGCTGCGTCCGATTCAGCCCCAACGCCTTCCAGCCCATAATCGTCTCCGGCTCCTGGGACCGCACCGTCAAGGTCTGGAACCTCACCAACTGCAAGCTCCGCTGCACCCTCGCCGGCCACGGCGGCTACGTCAGCGCTGTCGCCGTCAGCCCCGACGGGTCGCTCTGCGCCAGCGGTGGGAAAGACGGGATCACCCTGCTCTGGGACCTCGCTGAGGGGAAGCGGCTCTACTCGCTCGATGCCGGGGCAATCATTCACGCGCTTTGCTTCAGCCCGAACAGGTACTGGCTCTGCGCCGCCACCCAGGACAGCGTCAAGATCTGGGATCTCGAGAACAAGTCCATTGTGCAGGATCTCAAGCCCGAAACGCCCACCAGCAAGAACCAG ATGCTATACTGTACAAGCTTGAGTTGGAGCGCTGATGGAAGCACCCTGTTTACTGGTTACACTGATGGTACCATCAGAGTCTGGGAAGTTAGTCGCTATTAG
- the LOC103723474 gene encoding uncharacterized protein LOC103723474, with protein MALELLARGPVHAPLLRAGRFGASRGSPANRPVRLFVLPLTGPSGRAYERRSAAAAVRCGENPGRVLKTCKNCKTQFDPSLNHPTACRFHTAHFGGETKRKFESVYTGGTLNTPDSGKVFQYWHCCGSEDPFDAGCTAAPHCSYDD; from the exons ATGGCGTTGGAGCTCCTCGCCAGGGGGCCGGTCCACGCCCCACTCCTACGCGCCGGTCGCTTTGGCGCGTCTCGAGGCTCGCCGGCGAACCGGCCGGTCCGGCTTTTCGTTCTGCCGCTGACCGGACCATCGGGGCGCGCCTACGAACGGCGatctgccgccgccgccgtccggTGCGGGGAGAACCCCGGGCGGGTGCTGAAGACGTGCAAGAATTGCAAGACTCAGTTCGATCCCTCCCTCAACCATCCCACAGCCTGCCGCTTCCACACCGCGCATTTCGGCG GTGAAACAAAGAGAAAATTTGAAAGTGTCTACACAGGAGGGACCCTGAACACTCCAGACTCGGGCAAAGTTTTCCAGTACTGGCATTGTTGTGGCTCTGAAGATCCATTTGATGCTGGTTGCACTGCTGCtcctcactgttcatatgatgaCTGA